Within the Acidimicrobiales bacterium genome, the region CAGTGCAGATGTTCCCGTTTCCGATCCCGTTGGTCCCCGGGCAGCGACCGACGGTCCGGCTGCTGAACGGAACCGGTGATCCCTCCCTCGACTCCCCAGCGCGCGAGCGGGTACTCCGGGCCGGGATGGATTTGTCCGTGGTAGGGAACTACCGCCATGACGGCGTGATCCAGACCCGGGTTGTCTACCGGGATCTGGTCCTGGCTGAGGCAGCCAACGATCTGGCGGCCGCCCTCGGCGGGGGCACCCTGTTCGACGAGAAAGCCAGCCCGGTGACCGACCTGACCGTGGTAATCGGAGCCGACTTCTGGCCTGCGGGCTAGCGTCTCATTCTTGTGCCCGAGCCGACCCTGACCGACTCCACCGAGCCCACCCTGGCCGACTGGGCCCGCCGGGCGGCCCAGGCAGCCGACGACAAGCTCGGGCGAGACACGGTGGTAATCGAAGTCGGCGACGTCCTTGCGATCACCGACTTCTTTGTGATCTCGGGTGGCGGGACGGTTCGGCAGGTCCGGGCCATCGCCGATGAGGTTGAGGAGCAGCTGACCCTCTTGGACGGTCCAAAGCCGGTCCGAGTAGAGGG harbors:
- a CDS encoding LytR C-terminal domain-containing protein; protein product: MFPFPIPLVPGQRPTVRLLNGTGDPSLDSPARERVLRAGMDLSVVGNYRHDGVIQTRVVYRDLVLAEAANDLAAALGGGTLFDEKASPVTDLTVVIGADFWPAG
- the rsfS gene encoding ribosome silencing factor, whose amino-acid sequence is MPEPTLTDSTEPTLADWARRAAQAADDKLGRDTVVIEVGDVLAITDFFVISGGGTVRQVRAIADEVEEQLTLLDGPKPVRVEGRDDYRWVLMDFGGFVVHLLDEEARAFYDLERLWSDCPRLEWQPA